A stretch of Cheilinus undulatus linkage group 20, ASM1832078v1, whole genome shotgun sequence DNA encodes these proteins:
- the LOC121528035 gene encoding microfibril-associated glycoprotein 4-like, whose product MMAVSHLCRLSELLSWPGACSSLVESKSKCESLFQLVPVLVCLLAPQLISAQLVLPVDCDDIHNNDHSRPSGVYTIYPIGSTSAVQVYCDMDSLGGGWTVFQRRMDGSVNFYRPWDQYKMGIGSAAGEYWLGLENIFHLTLRRKYELLVDMEDFDGNSASARYTSFSIDSETDGYTLHVSGFMDGGAGDSLTYHSGMKFSTFDKDQDSQPDSSCAITFLGAFWYNDCHYANPNGVYRWGADGTLRAVGVEWHHWKGRDYSLKSISMKIRPVQ is encoded by the exons ATGATGGCAGTCAGTCACCTCTGCAGACTTTCAGAGCTTCTCTCATGGCCTGGTGCCTGCTCATCTCTGGTTGAATCCAAATCAAAATGTGAGTCTTTATTCCAGCTGGTTCCAGTCCTCGTCTGTCTCCTGGCTCCTCAGCTGATCAGCGCTCAGCTCGTCCTGCCCGTCGACTGTGATGACATCCATAACAACGACCACAGCAGACCCAGCGGAGTGTACACCATCTACCCCATCGGATCCACGTCTGCTGTCCAG GTGTACTGTGACATGGACTCACTGGGAGGAGGATGGACG GTGTTCCAGAGGAGGATGGATGGCTCGGTGAACTTCTACAGACCCTGGGATCAGTATAAGATGGGCATTGGGAGCGCTGCTGGAGAGTACTGGCTCG gtcttgaaaatattttccacCTGACTCTGAGAAGGAAGTACGAGCTGCTGGTGGACATGGAGGACTTTGATGGAAACTCGGCGTCTGCTCGTTACACCTCCTTCTCCATCGACTCTGAGACAGACGGATACACCCTGCATGTTTCTGGATTCATGGATGGAGGCGCCG GAGACTCTCTGACCTATCACAGTGGAATGAAGTTCTCCACCTTTGACAAAGACCAGGACTCACAGCCTGACAGCAGCTGTGCCATAACATTCTTGGGGGCGTTCTGGTACAACGACTGTCATTACGCCAATCCAAACGGGGTTTATCGCTGGGGGGCTGATGGCACTCTCAGAGCTGTAGGAGTGGAGTGGCACCATTGGAAAGGCCGGGACTACTCTCTGAAGAGCATCAGCATGAAGATCCGTCCTGTTCAGTAG